The following are encoded together in the Candidatus Eisenbacteria bacterium genome:
- the alr gene encoding alanine racemase encodes MPMPVSTWVEVDLDRFSHNLESVRRRIGSERNLLLVVKADAYGHGAVEVAAAAADEGVAALGVATLHEGIQLRRSGNRLPILVLSPLLEAEIGESLANDLEPSVGDEAFAQALSRMATDTRRPARFHVEVDTGMGRTGVRFDVAADFIARAVALPGLRLASVYTHFPDADGEDLAYSRSQLDRFREVLAELERRGIAPPRVHASNSAGTMNLEDGHFDWVRVGLVAYGHHPPRDSAHLDLQPVMAFKSRIVQLRDLPPGDTVSYARTWTSTRPSRIGVVAVGYGHGYSWLLSNRGHMLVRGHRVPIVGRVTMDLTMLDVTDLADVQVGDEVVLFGEQGDVRLPIEEVAAGSETLPYEIMCTIGKRVTRIFVRGGRPVKLTSLVGESEAWTHQAADHFRMRDEALAAARAARGEPS; translated from the coding sequence GTGCCGATGCCGGTCTCGACGTGGGTCGAAGTCGACCTCGATCGCTTCTCCCACAATCTCGAGTCGGTGCGACGGCGAATCGGCTCGGAGCGCAACCTCCTGCTGGTCGTGAAGGCCGACGCTTACGGGCATGGGGCGGTAGAGGTTGCGGCGGCGGCGGCCGACGAAGGGGTGGCCGCACTCGGGGTTGCGACGCTCCACGAGGGCATTCAGTTGCGACGCTCCGGCAACCGGCTGCCGATCCTGGTGCTCTCGCCGCTGCTCGAAGCCGAGATCGGCGAGTCGCTCGCGAACGATCTCGAACCCTCGGTCGGCGATGAAGCGTTTGCCCAGGCCCTGTCTCGAATGGCAACGGACACCCGGCGCCCGGCGCGGTTTCACGTCGAGGTCGACACCGGCATGGGACGCACCGGCGTGCGTTTCGACGTCGCGGCCGACTTCATCGCGCGCGCCGTGGCACTCCCGGGGTTGCGACTCGCGTCCGTCTACACGCACTTCCCGGACGCGGATGGCGAGGACCTCGCCTACTCGAGATCGCAGCTCGATCGGTTTCGCGAAGTCCTCGCGGAGCTCGAGCGACGCGGAATCGCGCCACCCCGCGTGCACGCCTCGAACAGTGCCGGCACCATGAACCTGGAGGACGGTCACTTTGACTGGGTGCGAGTTGGGCTCGTGGCCTATGGGCATCACCCGCCGCGCGACTCGGCGCATCTCGATCTGCAGCCGGTGATGGCTTTCAAGAGCCGCATCGTGCAGCTTCGCGACCTTCCGCCGGGTGACACGGTCAGCTATGCGCGCACCTGGACGAGCACGCGTCCGAGTCGCATCGGCGTGGTGGCCGTCGGCTACGGACATGGCTACTCGTGGCTGCTCTCGAACCGCGGGCACATGCTGGTGCGCGGGCACCGTGTACCGATCGTGGGGAGGGTCACCATGGACTTGACGATGCTCGACGTCACCGACCTCGCCGACGTCCAAGTCGGCGACGAAGTGGTGCTGTTCGGTGAGCAGGGCGATGTCCGGCTCCCGATCGAAGAGGTGGCGGCCGGCAGCGAAACGCTGCCCTACGAGATCATGTGCACGATCGGCAAGCGGGTGACGCGAATCTTCGTGCGAGGTGGCCGACCGGTGAAGCTGACTTCGCTGGTGGGAGAGAGCGAAGCGTGGACCCACCAGGCCGCGGATCACTTTCGCATGCGCGACGAGGCGCTCGCCGCCGCGCGCGCCGCACGCGGTGAACCGTCGTGA